The Oncorhynchus kisutch isolate 150728-3 linkage group LG20, Okis_V2, whole genome shotgun sequence genome has a segment encoding these proteins:
- the traf5 gene encoding TNF receptor-associated factor 5 isoform X3 produces MATKESDPSGSGGLSRQNSGVAGPWESDLTAVQHSLKFVKKLEEHYVCPTCKGVVLNPHQTGCGHIFCYRCIQGLLENSPATTPACPLDRGLIKSDEVFQDNCCKREISNLEVYCTNSPNCSHRMTLCRLQEHLQACQFESLQCSNAGCSETMQRKDLQEHLRISCSYRMEPCHYCKHPYTCCQLEDHERHSCPEVEIKCPNKCSQMIKRCMLEDHADQCPEVQTDCVFKKYGCFVRERRAQVQVHEETALNDHILLVLGSNTKLETQMAILQQEVLLRHKELQERSRQVSGLEKEVHPLAQQVSRCDNTLSAVQRSLEEQRDHISSVQLQLEELSSVFGPGVAREELGQIRASLDALRQQVSVTEGLKDHLGELKETYMRHSRLLSIHTAQLECNEEHFRELESTSYDGKLIWKLRDYRKRKEAGSQGQGPCLSSAPFHTGRSGYKMAARAYLNGDGAGRDTHLSLYVVLMRGDFDPLLPWPFRQPVSLSVLDQSGTNNHLTMSFKPDPENTSFHRPGSAATTANAPTNVASGFQCFASHAQLETPKNAIYVRDDTLFVKVKVDTSGLEDL; encoded by the exons ATGGCAACAAAGGAGAGTGACCCGAGTGGATCCGGAGGACTCTCCAGGCAGAATTCGGGAGTGGCGGGACCGTGGGAATCGGACTTGACTGCAGTGCAGCACAGTTTGAAGTTTGTGAAGAAGCTGGAAGAGCACTATGTTTGTCCCACCTGTAAAGGAGTAGTTCTCAACCCACACCAAACCGGCTGTGGACACATCTTCTGCTACCGCTGCATCCAAGGACTCCT GGAAAACTCCCCAGCCACCACCCCTGCCTGTCCTTTGGACAGAGGTTTGATCAAATCTGATGAG GTTTTCCAAGACAATTGCTGCAAAAGGGAGATCTCAAATTTAGAAGTCTACTGCACAAACTCCCCCAACTGCTCCCACAGAATGACATTATGTCGGTTGCAG gagCATCTACAGGCATGTCAGTTTGAGTCATTGCAGTGCTCCAATGCAGGCTGCAGTGAGACCATGCAACGTAAGGACCTGCAGGAGCACCTCAGAATCAGCTGCTCCTACCGTATGGAGCCCTGTCACTACTGCAAGCATCCTTACACATGCTGCCAGCTCGAG GATCATGAGAGGCATTCATGCCCAGAGGTTGAAATCAAGTGCCCCAACAAATGCTCCCAGATGATTAAAAGATGCATG cttgAAGACCACGCTGACCAGTGTCCTGAGGTGCAGACGGACTGTGTTTTTAAGAAATATGGCTGCTTTGTCCGG gagaggagagcccaaGTTCAAGTTCATGAGGAAACTGCTCTCAATGACCATATCCTCCTGGTTCTGGGGAGCAACACCAAGCTGGAGACACAG ATGGCAATCCTCCAGCAGGAGGTGCTTCTGAGGCACAAGGAGCTCCAGGAGAGGAGCCGCCAGGTCAGCGGTCTGGAGAAGGAGGTCCACCCACTGGCCCAGCAGGTCAGCCGATGTGACAACACCCTGTCTGCAGTACAG AGGTCTCTGGAGGAGCAGCGGGATCACATCTCCAGCGTCCAGCTCCAGCTCGAGGAGCTGTCCAGTGTGTTTGGCCCTGGTGTGGCCCGGGAGGAACTGGGCCAAATCAGAGCGTCCCTGGACGCCCTCAGACAGCAGGTGTCCGTCACGGAGGGGCTCAAAGACCACCTgg GGGAGTTGAAGGAGACCTACATGCGCCACTCGCGCCTCCTCAGCATCCATACGGCACAGCTGGAGTGCAACGAGGAGCACTTCAGAGAGCTCGAGTCCACCTCGTACGACGGCAAGCTCATCTGGAAGCTCCGCGACTACCGCAAGAGAAAGGAGGCCGGGTCTCAAGGCCAGGGACCGTGCCTGAGCAGCGCGCCCTTCCACACGGGCCGCAGTGGCTACAAAATGGCCGCCAGGGCCTACCTGAACGGAGACGGGGCCGGCCGGGACACCCACCTGTCTCTCTACGTGGTCCTCATGAGGGGCGACTTCGACCCCCTCCTGCCCTGGCCCTTCAGACAGCCTGTGTCATTGTCAGTGCTGGACCAGAGCGGCACCAACAACCACCTGACTATGAGTTTCAAACCCGACCCAGAAAACACTAGCTTCCACCGGCCTGGCTCGGCCGCTACAACCGCCAACGCCCCCACCAACGTGGCCTCTGGTTTCCAGTGCTTTGCCTCGCATGCCCAGCTGGAGACACCCAAGAACGCCATATACGTGAGAGACGATACGCTCTTTGTTAAGGTCAAAGTAGACACAAGCGGTTTGGAGGACTTGTAG
- the traf5 gene encoding TNF receptor-associated factor 5 isoform X1, producing the protein MNVDVNYKSKPRTSSHIPFLKTRLQIAMATKESDPSGSGGLSRQNSGVAGPWESDLTAVQHSLKFVKKLEEHYVCPTCKGVVLNPHQTGCGHIFCYRCIQGLLENSPATTPACPLDRGLIKSDEVFQDNCCKREISNLEVYCTNSPNCSHRMTLCRLQEHLQACQFESLQCSNAGCSETMQRKDLQEHLRISCSYRMEPCHYCKHPYTCCQLEDHERHSCPEVEIKCPNKCSQMIKRCMLEDHADQCPEVQTDCVFKKYGCFVRERRAQVQVHEETALNDHILLVLGSNTKLETQMAILQQEVLLRHKELQERSRQVSGLEKEVHPLAQQVSRCDNTLSAVQRSLEEQRDHISSVQLQLEELSSVFGPGVAREELGQIRASLDALRQQVSVTEGLKDHLGELKETYMRHSRLLSIHTAQLECNEEHFRELESTSYDGKLIWKLRDYRKRKEAGSQGQGPCLSSAPFHTGRSGYKMAARAYLNGDGAGRDTHLSLYVVLMRGDFDPLLPWPFRQPVSLSVLDQSGTNNHLTMSFKPDPENTSFHRPGSAATTANAPTNVASGFQCFASHAQLETPKNAIYVRDDTLFVKVKVDTSGLEDL; encoded by the exons ATGAATGTGGATGTAAATTACAAAAGTAAACCAAGAACATCGTCGCACATTCCGTTTTTAAAGACACG CCTACAGATTGCCATGGCAACAAAGGAGAGTGACCCGAGTGGATCCGGAGGACTCTCCAGGCAGAATTCGGGAGTGGCGGGACCGTGGGAATCGGACTTGACTGCAGTGCAGCACAGTTTGAAGTTTGTGAAGAAGCTGGAAGAGCACTATGTTTGTCCCACCTGTAAAGGAGTAGTTCTCAACCCACACCAAACCGGCTGTGGACACATCTTCTGCTACCGCTGCATCCAAGGACTCCT GGAAAACTCCCCAGCCACCACCCCTGCCTGTCCTTTGGACAGAGGTTTGATCAAATCTGATGAG GTTTTCCAAGACAATTGCTGCAAAAGGGAGATCTCAAATTTAGAAGTCTACTGCACAAACTCCCCCAACTGCTCCCACAGAATGACATTATGTCGGTTGCAG gagCATCTACAGGCATGTCAGTTTGAGTCATTGCAGTGCTCCAATGCAGGCTGCAGTGAGACCATGCAACGTAAGGACCTGCAGGAGCACCTCAGAATCAGCTGCTCCTACCGTATGGAGCCCTGTCACTACTGCAAGCATCCTTACACATGCTGCCAGCTCGAG GATCATGAGAGGCATTCATGCCCAGAGGTTGAAATCAAGTGCCCCAACAAATGCTCCCAGATGATTAAAAGATGCATG cttgAAGACCACGCTGACCAGTGTCCTGAGGTGCAGACGGACTGTGTTTTTAAGAAATATGGCTGCTTTGTCCGG gagaggagagcccaaGTTCAAGTTCATGAGGAAACTGCTCTCAATGACCATATCCTCCTGGTTCTGGGGAGCAACACCAAGCTGGAGACACAG ATGGCAATCCTCCAGCAGGAGGTGCTTCTGAGGCACAAGGAGCTCCAGGAGAGGAGCCGCCAGGTCAGCGGTCTGGAGAAGGAGGTCCACCCACTGGCCCAGCAGGTCAGCCGATGTGACAACACCCTGTCTGCAGTACAG AGGTCTCTGGAGGAGCAGCGGGATCACATCTCCAGCGTCCAGCTCCAGCTCGAGGAGCTGTCCAGTGTGTTTGGCCCTGGTGTGGCCCGGGAGGAACTGGGCCAAATCAGAGCGTCCCTGGACGCCCTCAGACAGCAGGTGTCCGTCACGGAGGGGCTCAAAGACCACCTgg GGGAGTTGAAGGAGACCTACATGCGCCACTCGCGCCTCCTCAGCATCCATACGGCACAGCTGGAGTGCAACGAGGAGCACTTCAGAGAGCTCGAGTCCACCTCGTACGACGGCAAGCTCATCTGGAAGCTCCGCGACTACCGCAAGAGAAAGGAGGCCGGGTCTCAAGGCCAGGGACCGTGCCTGAGCAGCGCGCCCTTCCACACGGGCCGCAGTGGCTACAAAATGGCCGCCAGGGCCTACCTGAACGGAGACGGGGCCGGCCGGGACACCCACCTGTCTCTCTACGTGGTCCTCATGAGGGGCGACTTCGACCCCCTCCTGCCCTGGCCCTTCAGACAGCCTGTGTCATTGTCAGTGCTGGACCAGAGCGGCACCAACAACCACCTGACTATGAGTTTCAAACCCGACCCAGAAAACACTAGCTTCCACCGGCCTGGCTCGGCCGCTACAACCGCCAACGCCCCCACCAACGTGGCCTCTGGTTTCCAGTGCTTTGCCTCGCATGCCCAGCTGGAGACACCCAAGAACGCCATATACGTGAGAGACGATACGCTCTTTGTTAAGGTCAAAGTAGACACAAGCGGTTTGGAGGACTTGTAG
- the traf5 gene encoding TNF receptor-associated factor 5 isoform X2 has translation MNVDVNYKSKPRTSSHIPFLKTRLQIAMATKESDPSGSGGLSRQNSGVAGPWESDLTAVQHSLKFVKKLEEHYVCPTCKGVVLNPHQTGCGHIFCYRCIQGLLENSPATTPACPLDRGLIKSDEVFQDNCCKREISNLEVYCTNSPNCSHRMTLCRLQEHLQACQFESLQCSNAGCSETMQRKDLQEHLRISCSYRMEPCHYCKHPYTCCQLEDHERHSCPEVEIKCPNKCSQMIKRCMLEDHADQCPEVQTDCVFKKYGCFVRERRAQVQVHEETALNDHILLVLGSNTKLETQQEVLLRHKELQERSRQVSGLEKEVHPLAQQVSRCDNTLSAVQRSLEEQRDHISSVQLQLEELSSVFGPGVAREELGQIRASLDALRQQVSVTEGLKDHLGELKETYMRHSRLLSIHTAQLECNEEHFRELESTSYDGKLIWKLRDYRKRKEAGSQGQGPCLSSAPFHTGRSGYKMAARAYLNGDGAGRDTHLSLYVVLMRGDFDPLLPWPFRQPVSLSVLDQSGTNNHLTMSFKPDPENTSFHRPGSAATTANAPTNVASGFQCFASHAQLETPKNAIYVRDDTLFVKVKVDTSGLEDL, from the exons ATGAATGTGGATGTAAATTACAAAAGTAAACCAAGAACATCGTCGCACATTCCGTTTTTAAAGACACG CCTACAGATTGCCATGGCAACAAAGGAGAGTGACCCGAGTGGATCCGGAGGACTCTCCAGGCAGAATTCGGGAGTGGCGGGACCGTGGGAATCGGACTTGACTGCAGTGCAGCACAGTTTGAAGTTTGTGAAGAAGCTGGAAGAGCACTATGTTTGTCCCACCTGTAAAGGAGTAGTTCTCAACCCACACCAAACCGGCTGTGGACACATCTTCTGCTACCGCTGCATCCAAGGACTCCT GGAAAACTCCCCAGCCACCACCCCTGCCTGTCCTTTGGACAGAGGTTTGATCAAATCTGATGAG GTTTTCCAAGACAATTGCTGCAAAAGGGAGATCTCAAATTTAGAAGTCTACTGCACAAACTCCCCCAACTGCTCCCACAGAATGACATTATGTCGGTTGCAG gagCATCTACAGGCATGTCAGTTTGAGTCATTGCAGTGCTCCAATGCAGGCTGCAGTGAGACCATGCAACGTAAGGACCTGCAGGAGCACCTCAGAATCAGCTGCTCCTACCGTATGGAGCCCTGTCACTACTGCAAGCATCCTTACACATGCTGCCAGCTCGAG GATCATGAGAGGCATTCATGCCCAGAGGTTGAAATCAAGTGCCCCAACAAATGCTCCCAGATGATTAAAAGATGCATG cttgAAGACCACGCTGACCAGTGTCCTGAGGTGCAGACGGACTGTGTTTTTAAGAAATATGGCTGCTTTGTCCGG gagaggagagcccaaGTTCAAGTTCATGAGGAAACTGCTCTCAATGACCATATCCTCCTGGTTCTGGGGAGCAACACCAAGCTGGAGACACAG CAGGAGGTGCTTCTGAGGCACAAGGAGCTCCAGGAGAGGAGCCGCCAGGTCAGCGGTCTGGAGAAGGAGGTCCACCCACTGGCCCAGCAGGTCAGCCGATGTGACAACACCCTGTCTGCAGTACAG AGGTCTCTGGAGGAGCAGCGGGATCACATCTCCAGCGTCCAGCTCCAGCTCGAGGAGCTGTCCAGTGTGTTTGGCCCTGGTGTGGCCCGGGAGGAACTGGGCCAAATCAGAGCGTCCCTGGACGCCCTCAGACAGCAGGTGTCCGTCACGGAGGGGCTCAAAGACCACCTgg GGGAGTTGAAGGAGACCTACATGCGCCACTCGCGCCTCCTCAGCATCCATACGGCACAGCTGGAGTGCAACGAGGAGCACTTCAGAGAGCTCGAGTCCACCTCGTACGACGGCAAGCTCATCTGGAAGCTCCGCGACTACCGCAAGAGAAAGGAGGCCGGGTCTCAAGGCCAGGGACCGTGCCTGAGCAGCGCGCCCTTCCACACGGGCCGCAGTGGCTACAAAATGGCCGCCAGGGCCTACCTGAACGGAGACGGGGCCGGCCGGGACACCCACCTGTCTCTCTACGTGGTCCTCATGAGGGGCGACTTCGACCCCCTCCTGCCCTGGCCCTTCAGACAGCCTGTGTCATTGTCAGTGCTGGACCAGAGCGGCACCAACAACCACCTGACTATGAGTTTCAAACCCGACCCAGAAAACACTAGCTTCCACCGGCCTGGCTCGGCCGCTACAACCGCCAACGCCCCCACCAACGTGGCCTCTGGTTTCCAGTGCTTTGCCTCGCATGCCCAGCTGGAGACACCCAAGAACGCCATATACGTGAGAGACGATACGCTCTTTGTTAAGGTCAAAGTAGACACAAGCGGTTTGGAGGACTTGTAG